From a region of the Zingiber officinale cultivar Zhangliang chromosome 10B, Zo_v1.1, whole genome shotgun sequence genome:
- the LOC122029125 gene encoding protein HIRA-like produces the protein MANKINNVAISILGKLKGFIVIYTKCGRRAMPVMMMGSAAVFVDCDEAWKLLLVTKRGLLYVWDLFNRTCILHESLASLVTAREESSTKDAGTIRVISARFSRSGSPLVVLATRHAFLFDMSMLCWLRIADDCFPASNFASTFNLSSIQSGELGKLQVDVGKFLARKPSWTRVTDDGTQTRAHLETQLASSLALKSPNEYRQCLLSYVRFLAREADESRLREVCESFLGPPTGMAESTPTDPKNPAWDPYVLGMKKHKLLREDILPAIASNRKVQRLLNEFMDLLTEYETSEAHTDTMDIAPQT, from the exons ATGGCAAATAAGATCAACAATGTAGCAATatcaattcttggaaagctaaAAG GTTTTATTGTT ATCTACACTAAATGTGGAAGGCGAGCCATGCCAGTCATGATGATGGGATCTGCTGCAGTTTTTGTAGATTGTGATGAGGCTTGGAAGTTGCTTCTTGTCACAAAAAGAGGTTTGCTGTATGTTTGGGATCTTTTTAACAGGACTTGCATTTTGCACGAGTCTTTAGCTTCTCTAGTTACAGCAAGGGAGGAGTCTTCAACAAAAGATGCCG GTACCATACGAGTTATTTCTGCAAGATTCTCCAGATCAGGGTCACCTCTGGTTGTTCTTGCCACCCGTCATGCCTTTCTGTTTGACATGAGCATGCTGTGCTGGCTAAGGATAGCTGATGATTGCTTTCCAGCTTCAAATTTTGCAAGTACCTTTAACTTGAGTTCTATTCAAAGCGGTGAACTGGGGAAGTTGCAGGTTGATGTTGGCAAATTCTTGGCAAGAAAGCCAAGCTGGACAAG GGTGACAGATGATGGGACACAGACACGAGCACATTTGGAGACACAGCTTGCTTCATCTCTTGCTCTCAAGTCCCCTAATGAATATCGCCAATGCCTTTTATCTTACGTTAGATTTCTTGCAAG AGAAGCAGATGAGTCTCGTCTTCGAGAAGTTTGTGAAAGTTTTCTTGGTCCTCCCACAGGAATGGCAGAGTCTACGCCTACAGACCCAAAGAATCCAGCATGGGATCCTTATGTGCTA GGAATGAAAAAGCACAAACTCCTCAGGGAAGATATTCTTCCGGCTATTGCTTCAAACAGGAAGGTCCAAAGGCTGCTAAATGAGTTCATGGACCTACTCACTGAATATGAAACTAGTGAAGCTCATACAGATACTATGGATATTGCTCCACAAACGTAA